CCGTTATCCTCATAACCCGATTATATTAACGATTATAATCTGGGCAATGCTGACCATCACGGTTTCTGCAACTGGTGATTATCACCCGGTTTATAATCCTTCCATGCATGTCCAGCGTTTTTCCGGAAAGATCGTCATTGATGGCAATCTCGATGACAGCGGCTGGCGAGGGGTCACGGTGGCGGATAATTTCGCCGAACATAATCCTGGTGATCAAACCCGTCCCCCGGTGGATACCAAAGCCATGATGACTTATGACAATGGGAAATTATATGTGGCTTTCATTTGCTATGACGATCCCACAACGATTCGCGCCAGTTATTCCCAGCATGATAATATGGGTAATGACGATAATATTTGCCTGATCATTGATACTTATGGCGATGCCGCCTGGGCCTATGAATTAAATGTTAATCCGCTGGGCATCCAGGGTGATTATCTCTGGTCAAGGTACGGCGGTGAAGACGAAAGCATGGATCTGATCTGGGAAGCGATGGGACGAATCACCGATTCAGGATACCAGATTGAGATGGCGGTTCCCTTCAGCAGTCTTCGTTTTCCCGACACCGAGGAACAAGTCTGGAAGGTGGATTTCTGGCGCAATCATCCCCGCGACTCACGAAGGCAGTACTCCTGGGCGGCTTACGACCGCAATAACCCCTGCTGGGCCTGCCAGTGGGGGACGATTACCGGGATTAACAATGTCAAACCCGGGAAAGGAATTGAATTTCTTCCGGGAGTCATCGGATTTCAGAGCGGCGGTTTGATTGATGATGACGATCCGCAGTCGAAATGGAAAAACAAGGATATTGATGGTGAGGTATCACTTGGTATAAAATATTCGATTTCATCGGATATGACCGCCGAGGCTACCTATAATCCCGATTTCAGCCAGATAGAATCGGATGAAGAACAGGTCGATGTTAATACCACTTTCGCCTTATTTTTTTCAGAACGGCGGCCATTCTTTCAGGAAGGCAGTGAGTTATTTAATACGTGGCTTAACGCGGTCTATACACGGACTATTAATGATCCGCTGGGAGCCGTCAAGGTTGTCGGCCGAAGCGGTCGATTCAGTGTCGCTTACTTGCTGGCTTATGATGAAAATTCACCGATCATGATTCCCATGAGGGAGCAGACCGCTTTCGGGATGGCCGGCAAAAGCACTTCGAACATTCTCCGGGTAAGGCAAACCTTCGGTGAGGAATCGCATTTTGGCGCTCTTTTCACTGATCGCCGGTTCGATGTTGGCGGTTCGGGAACGGTTTTCGGATATGATATGGCTTTGAGATTTCTTGAAAATTATAATTTTGAATTGCAGTTGCTGGGAAGTTATACCGAAGAACTCAATGATCCCGAATTGATCGATACCACTGCCGAAGATGGCTATGGAGTGGTCTATTTCGACCGAGATCATCATACCCTGGCGCTTGATGGCGAAAAATTCTCCGGGCATGATTTGTATGCCAGCATCGGACGAATCGGCCGGCATTTCTGGTTTGATCTTGATTATAATGAAGAATCGCCGACCTTTCGGGCCGATAATGGTTTTGTTTTCATGAACGGGACCCGATCCATGGAAATTTCCGGCGGTTATGAATTCAATTTCGATAATGGTTTCTTCGATAATATCGAGCCCCGATTCGGATATGGCCATGTCTGGGTCCACGAAACCGGACATTTCAAGGATGAATGGTTGTGGTATGAAGTCGGAAGCATGGTGAAAAGTCAGACTTATATCGAACTGGGAGGACTTATCAGCCGGGAGCATTTCCACGATATGCAATTTAACGGAATCTGGAGCGCCTATTTCGAACTCAGCAGTAATTTCAGCCGTTTTATATCGGCCGGGATGGCCGGATCATATGGAGATCGTATTGCCAGAACCGAGGATCCGCCGGTTATGGGAAAAGAAACCGATCTGGATATTTCAATAGCTTTAAAGCCGACCTGCCGTTTGAAAATTCAACAGGGATATGAGTATTTCAAGAATGTTGAGGAAGCCACCAATCAGCCTTTAAATGAGGGTTTTATT
This genomic stretch from Candidatus Zixiibacteriota bacterium harbors:
- a CDS encoding carbohydrate binding family 9 domain-containing protein encodes the protein MGKHIRRYPHNPIILTIIIWAMLTITVSATGDYHPVYNPSMHVQRFSGKIVIDGNLDDSGWRGVTVADNFAEHNPGDQTRPPVDTKAMMTYDNGKLYVAFICYDDPTTIRASYSQHDNMGNDDNICLIIDTYGDAAWAYELNVNPLGIQGDYLWSRYGGEDESMDLIWEAMGRITDSGYQIEMAVPFSSLRFPDTEEQVWKVDFWRNHPRDSRRQYSWAAYDRNNPCWACQWGTITGINNVKPGKGIEFLPGVIGFQSGGLIDDDDPQSKWKNKDIDGEVSLGIKYSISSDMTAEATYNPDFSQIESDEEQVDVNTTFALFFSERRPFFQEGSELFNTWLNAVYTRTINDPLGAVKVVGRSGRFSVAYLLAYDENSPIMIPMREQTAFGMAGKSTSNILRVRQTFGEESHFGALFTDRRFDVGGSGTVFGYDMALRFLENYNFELQLLGSYTEELNDPELIDTTAEDGYGVVYFDRDHHTLALDGEKFSGHDLYASIGRIGRHFWFDLDYNEESPTFRADNGFVFMNGTRSMEISGGYEFNFDNGFFDNIEPRFGYGHVWVHETGHFKDEWLWYEVGSMVKSQTYIELGGLISREHFHDMQFNGIWSAYFELSSNFSRFISAGMAGSYGDRIARTEDPPVMGKETDLDISIALKPTCRLKIQQGYEYFKNVEEATNQPLNEGFIYYARLTYQFDKRFYIRLFAQYDDFDETWQVEPLLTYRLNPFSVFYLGATENLHNYGLNGWEKTERQFFFKLQYLFQV